GGAATCTGCTTGTCAATAGTTTTTTTAAGTTTTTTGTTTTTACTTTTCTTGTCGTTTGGTGACGACTTTATCAATATAACAGATTTTTTAATCTCTGTCAATAGCTTTTTAGAAAATTATTTGTTATTTTGTCAAAATATATTGATAGCCAATTCTTCCTTAGAAATATCAGTAATAGATAATGTATCATACTAATACACTACTAGTCAATGGTACTTTTACCCACATAAATATGTTATCTAACACATATTTATATTTATATCTTCCTCTTTTTTTATCTTTGCTTGTATCAATATCTCATGTTTGGGAAAACTCTATAAATAAGAAAGTTCTACTTCAGAGTTTCTATATAGAGAACTTAACCTCTATGACTTTTAAGCAAGTTGCCTAAATCTTTATGACTTAACCCGATTTATGATAGCTTCTGTCATAAATCAGAAGTCTTTATTATAGTGACTTATTTGGGAGGGGTAAGCAATGTCTATAAATTCTAATTCTATTTTTGCGAAATCTATGCTCAGCGATATTATCTATGAGCATTTAAAAAAATACTATGATGCTACATATGATGACCTCATAGTTCTCTGTATCGGAACTGATAGATCCACAGGAGATTGTTTAGGTCCTCTAATAGGATATAAGCTTTCACATGTTTCAAGATTATATTCTAATGTTCATGTTTTAGGTACATTAGAAGCTCCAGTTCATGCTAAAAATCTTATAGAAAATATTGACCGTATATATTCTTCATATAATAATCCATTTGTAATAGCTGTTGATGCATGTTTAGGTAAATTAGAAAGAGTAGGTTATATTAATGTAGCTAAGGGACCTTTAAAGCCTGGGGCAGGTGTGAACAAAGATCTGCCGCATGTTGGGGATATGCATATAACTGGCATCGTAAATATCGGTGGATTCATGGAATACATGATTTTACAAAATACTAGATTAGGCACAGTTATGAAGATGGCTGATATTATTTCATCCAGTTTTATCACTTCACTTTGGAAGTTCTTCAAGCAAAAAGAAAAGCTGACAACTAACTAAGTCTAATTTGTTGTCAGTCAAATAAAGGACTATATAATTTATTTTTAATTATATTATCTATTTCTTCTGTTGTTTTTCCTGCTGCATTAATTAAAATAGTTCCACTATTACTTGATATATCTATTCCACTGTTCATATTAGCTAAATTATTATGATATTCAATATCATATCCATCTGCCATATAAACTATAGCTTCGATATCACTACTGTTATTAAGGTCAACTACTTCATATCCAAGACTACTTAAACTATCTCTTAAGTTATGAAGTCCATCTTGTACTATAATCTTTTTTCTCATAAAAAAACCTCCAATATACTATAGATATATTTTTATCATTAGAGGTTTTTTTATTCTTATTTATTTGTATATACTTCTATTTTTTGCTCATCTATTATAAAATTCACTTCATCCTTTACCGGAATTACATCGCCATCTATATTTAATAATAGTTCCTTATCAAACCTTAACTTCACCTTTTTAGAACTATATACTTTAACTAAGTCAGTTAAATTTACATGTGTTCCCTTAAAGACTAAAGGAAAAAATCTAAGAAGCTTAAGTTTACTTACCTTTTTAACAATAATTATATGAAAGCTTCCGTCATCTAATACAGCCATAGGGCATATTTTCATTCCACCGCCATAATATTTTCCGTTTGCAACTGCAGTCAGCATAGCATCTATTTCCATAGTCTCATTATCAAGCTCTACTATAAGCTTCTGAGATTTATATACCATCAAAGTAATGATTAAACCTATTGTATAAGCTATTTTCCCTCTTATAACCTTCTTTACATCTTCAGTTCTTTTTACTATATCTGCATCTAAGCCTATACTAGCAACATTTAGAAAGAACTTACCGTTTATCCTGCCATAATCAATATGCTTTTTTTCACCACCTAACAAAGTATATAAAGCTTCTTCGGGATCCAAAGGAATATTCAAACTTCTAGCTAAATCATTTCCCGTTCCCCCTGGTATGATACCTAAGGTTCCATATCCTTTCTGAATGATTCCCATGGCAACTTCATTAATAGTTCCATCTCCGCCTACAGCAATTATGCTATCATAGCCTTCCTCTAAACCTTTAACAGTTAAGCTTGTTGCTTCCTTTGGTTGGCTGGTTATAGATACTTTATATTTTATATTAGTCTTGTCCATTTTTTCTTCAATAAGTGGAATCAGTTTTATAGCTCTGTCTCTACCTGCTATAGGATTTACTATAAATAACATTTTCAACAATATCACCAGCCCTATTTATAGTCTGTTAGGATACTATCTGTTTCTTTGCTCTATCTAAAGCTTGTATTTCCTCTACTGATAGTGGATAATTAGAATCGCCCTTTACTACTGGCTTTGCATAAGTTTTACTTTCATTTCTTCCATATATACTAGTTATGATAAATCCATTAAGCTTATCATCTAATAGTGCTACAGAAAAACTCAAATCACTTCCCATATCATTAAAAGCATTGTATCTTATAAATCCAATTCGCTGTAAACAAAACTGTAGTCTATCATCTAGATTCTCACAGCGTTTCTTAATTTCTGCAATCTCTTCTTTTGTGCTTCTTATTTCTTCAATATGCTCAAAAAGTATGCTTTCTAAAGAATGGGTAGTAGACCCCTGTACTAAGCGATCATATTTCTTCGTAATACTAGAAATCTTGATTCTGCTTATAATGAACAATAATAGCAATATAAAATTAAGCAAAGACATTACTATGACTATTTCTGTAATATAATCAGTGAAAATACTAAATATAAGTTCCATGTTTTCTCCTTTCCATTAATAATCTATATATGTATTCTACTTTAATTCTATTATAATATGAAAAATCCTGCTATGAAATTAATTTTTGATTACAATGAAAGCAAAAAAATAAAAGAAAATCTCATGTCTGATGTAACTTCAAACCAAGCACATAAATGAACAATATCCATTTAGTGCTCTAAGATTTTCCTTTATAACTCGATTTTCTGAATATCTTTGTCAGAAATTAAACGAGAACCAAATTTTAACAACTGAATGGAAGTAAACAAACTTGTGCTTTTAAATTACAAATTTTATTTAACTTCACACTACATTTCCTTTGATATAGTCTTTATTGCGAAAATAGCTGTCTCTATATCATTAAGAGTATTGAATGGTCCCACACTAAACCTGATGCACCCTTGCTCATAACAATTTATGGTCTTGTGTGCAAGAGGTGCACAATGTAGTCCTGGTCTCACTGCAATATTAAATACTTCGTCTAATATATAGCTTACTTCTGAAGAATCTTCTTCTCCAATATTAATTGAAATCACTGGAGCCTGCTTTTCTATATCACAAGGTCCATAGATTTTGATACCATCTATTTCTCTTAATCCATCTATAAAGGTTTTTGCCAATTTTCTTTCATGTTCTCTTATATTCTCTATACCTTTATCAAGGATGTATTTTATTCCTGCTCCTAGCCCTACTATTCCAGGCATATTAGGAGTCCCACTTTCGAACTTATCAGGATAAATATCAGGCTGGATTAAAGAATCAGATCGGCTTCCTGTTCCCCCTTCTTTCATTTGGGATATTTCTAAACCCTGTCTTATATAAACTCCTCCAGTACCCTGAGGTCCAAGTAAGCTCTTGTGGCCTGGAAATGCTAATATATCGATATTCATATCTATTACATCTATATCGTATACTCCTGCTGTTTGAGCAACATCTACCATATAGATTATGCCATGCCTTTTGGCAAGACTTCCAATCTCCTTTACTGGAAATATTGTTCCTGTAACATTAGATGCATGTGTGGTTACAATAAGCTTTGTATTGGTTTTAATATTAGCTTCAATATCCTTAACATCAATACTTCCAGTTTCATCGCATTGTATTATGGAAGTTTCTATACCGTTATTTTCCAATGCTTTTAAAGGTCTCAATACAGAGTTATGCTCCATTGATGTGGTTATAACATGATCATTGGGCCTCAATAATCCTTTAATCGCAAGATTTAATCCATCAGTTGCATTTGAAGTAAAGATAATTCTCATAGGATCTTCTATATTAAAGAAATTTGCTAAAAGCTCTCTAGTTTCATAAATAGCTCTTCCTGCCTTCAAAGCTAGTTTATGACCAGACCTGCCAGGATTTGCTCCATATTCTCTCATGGCTTCCATCATTGCATTATACACCAGTTCCGGTTTAGGAAAAGATGTTGCTGCATTATCTAAATATATCAAGGTTTACACCCCCAAATGATAATTTATACATATAGTATATTATATACCTATACTATTATAATACTTATATAGATAGAAAACTTGAATAATTAACTTTTTTGCAAGACTTAACAGCCCCTATAGTATGATGCAGCTAAGTAGTATAGTAGCTTTTTCTATTTACTATTTTTCTTCTTAAAATATAGTATAGCTTCAAGCACTGAACCTCCTATTGCCCTAGCTTTTTCTGAGATGGAATAGCAGTGTTCTATAATTCCTCTAGGATCAATATCAGCAATCTTTAATCCTTTGTATACTTCCAGTCCTTCCATAATTAGTCCTCTTAGAACACCATCAAGAGTAGCTCTTACGGGAACATCATCTACATAGGCGATAACATCTTGTTTTTTTACTAGTTCCCCTATTTTAGAAACATGTCTAATAACTCCATCTGCTGGAGATTTAACTACTCTTTCTTTTCCATATCCACTGATCAGTCCTGGAATACCTGTATTAGGCTCTGCTGTTCCTTCAAATATTAAATAACCTAAATAATGTCCCCTATTAGTTTCAATAACCACATCCACATCAATTCCTGCTTCAAAACCTGGTCCTAATCCTATAGTAATTGGAGCTAGGTCTTTACTAGTCCCTAAATTCTCTTTAGCAAGTATTCCATCTACTAATACATCTGCCTTGATGTTATTTAAGATATCTAACTTCTCATCAATAATAATAGGTATATTTTCTTCCTCCCAGCATTTATGTATATCTTCTATTTTATTTACTTTAATAGCTTTTACATCCTCTACTACTACTTGTCCATCAAATACTGCTTGTGCAAATGAAACAGTTCTCCTTATGACTGTAGGCTTTTCTATTTCTAGGAGTAAAACTTTAAATCCACTTCTATGAAGTCTATGTGCTACTCCTGTTGCAATGTCTCCTGCACCTCTAATTATTACTATATCATTCATTATTTTTCATCTCCATTTCAACTAAGTGTTGATATTCATCCCAAGTATCTATATCTAATCCCACTTTATAATCATCTATAGGCACATATTCTACTTCGTGAGGATTCTCCTTAATTATTATTCTTCCACCTTTATCTCCTTCTACTTCTAAAAGCTTATCCCTTAATTTTGATGAAAATATTGTGGGACTTCCTTTTTTTCCGTTGTAGCTTGGTACTATGATTTTTTTCTCACTATTATTAAACACTTCTATAATTTTATTTATTGTTTTAAAGTCCAGCAAAGGCTGATCCCCTACAATGAACATAAAAGCCCGAGTATTTAAGTTTGATGCTCTAATCCCTAACTTCATAGACTCACTTTGTCCTTTTTCAGGGGATGAATTAAAAACTGTCTTTATATTATATCTGTGACCTAAATCTCTAATAGATTCATTTTGATAAACTAATATAACCTCATCTAGCTTAGATTCCTTTGTAGCCTTTATTACCTTTTCTATTACTAGCTCTCCTCCAAAGTTTAGAGTCAACTTATCTCTGTTCATTCTCCTAGAGAATCCTGAAGCCATTATTATGCCTGTTATCATTTTAACACCTCTTAATATCATTAAGTCTTTTATTAGCCATACTACCAGCTACTAAGCCATCTATTGAAAAACCTTTATTACTAATGATATTTTCTATTTTCCTCGCTTTCTGCATCTGAAGCTCGTTGTCTGCTTTATTTAGCAATAAATACTTCTTATTGGTAGAAGGAGCACCTTTAAAAAGACCATCCTTTGATACTATTAATTTACTTATAACCTCTTCAGTTATAATATCTCCTATACTGCTGGCAGTTACTTTAGAAAATATTTCTGGTCTATGCACATTGGCTTCATCTATTAACTTGCCCAACGAATCTATTCCTATAACACCTATGGTTTTAGATGTTAAGTCTGGGATTACAGGTTCATGAGCTGCAGGAGCTTTTATAGGTCTTTCTTTAGAACCATCAGCCTCTACTAATATAAAGTCAAAAAAACCTTGCCTATATATAGTATCAATAAAACTACTGTCTACTCCTAAAAGTTTATTTTCAGGTGAAATACTTCTGCCTAATACAGTAATATTCCCTTTTTCTAAATTATGGTCTATATTCTGCCCACTTTCTAATATAATCAAATTATCATATAAATCTGAACTAGGATTATAAATTGCTGTAGTAGTAGTGATAAGAACTCTTCTACTTAGTCCCTTCAGTTCTGATGCTAGCTTAAAGATAGTTGTGGTTTTGCCACCTCCACCTATTACAGATATCATTTCCCTTGAGTTAATATCTATGTCAAAATATTCAATGATACTCATAGATGTTCTACTTCCCAAATGGACAAACTGGATAATGGCATACTTTACAATTTAGACAAAGACCTCCATGCCCTAGCCTTGTTATTTCCTTTCTTGAAAGAACTTCTCCTGTCATTATTCTAGGCAAAATCAAATCTAGAACTGTTGTCTTATGATACATGCCACAGGCTGGTACTCCAAGTATAGGAATATTTCCTTTATAAGCTAGCATGAACATAGCCCCTGGAAGAACTGGAGAGCCATATGTGATTACTCTATCAGATATATTTCTAATTGCTGTAGGAGTTAAGTCATCTGCATCAACTGACATACCTCCTGATGTAAGAATTATATCAGCACCTTGCCCTATTAATTCATTTATGGAAGCCTGTATCATGTCTATGTCATCTGAAGCATATTTGACTCCTAGCAAAGTCCCTCCATAAAATCTTACCTTTTGTTCTAGTACAGGACCAAACTTGTCAGTTATTCTACCATGATAAACCTCTGAACCTGTGACTACTATACCTGCTTTTAAAGGTTTTAGTTCTTTTACAGAAACAATGCTGCCTAAGTCTTTACAAATCTTTTCAATAGTTTCTATTTTATCTTTATTAATAGAAAGAGGTATTATCCTCGTCCCTGCCACTGATTGGTCCTTGTCTACAACAGTATTGTTATGAAGGGTTGCAATGATTATCATCTCAATATCATTAACTTCATCTAAAGCATCTAAGTTTATCTTCAATAATCCTCTCTCTTTTGCCTTTAGGGTTACCTTGCCTTCTGAAGGCTGTGTAGTATATACTCCCTCACCAGATATAGCCATACCTATTCTAATAGCCGCATCATCTTCATGTAAATCATTCTCTGAAAGCTCTAATACGTTTATATGGTTTTTCCCCATATCTTTTAGCATAGGAATGTCTTCTGGTCTTATAATATGCCCCTTCTTAAATGCTGCTCCCTTAAATTGACCTGGTACTATTTTAGTTAAATCATGTGCCAGCACCATTCCAATTGCATCTTCTACATTTACTATTTTCACATTTATTCCTCCTAGTTTTTCAAACTCTTTCTTAATTAAGTTACAGTCCAATTTCCTTTAAGACTAAAACCAAGCTGTAATAAGAAGCGATATATGTTCAAATATATAACGCTATGGCAAATAGGTAGAGGATTAACTCTACCTGTATTGTTCTTATCAGTTATTAAATCTAATAAAGTTACATAATTAAAACTTTAATAGGGAATTGATTGATACTCCTACTTGATATAATATATCATTTTCATCTAACATGGCAAGGAATTTAAATAGCTGATTGTCTTCAACTCTTCTTTTTATAGGAGTTGTGACATATAATTTTTGTTTTGATCTAAGCTGCTCAAAAGATGAATCTAAATCATATAAGTTCAATCCAATAGACTGTTTATCGTTGCTATACTTTACGTTACCCTTATTATCTGTGATATACAATACATCTACTCCAGTTTCCTTTATCAATGTGTTTAATAAGTTATTATCAATTACCTTACCTTTAGTTCTGTCTATTATATACCTTACATCCTTGAGCATCTTGCCTTCCATTACTTTAGTAGTTACATACTCTTGCATTTCGTCTGCGGTGCTACTGAGCTCATCGATTATATTATTTAAAGTTGTCAGTTTCTCATTCTGTAACACTACTTGTGCTGATGTCTCCTGCATCTCTGAGGTTATATCCTTTGAAAAATCTGTAACCTCATCTATGTTCTTTTGAATTTCAATACTCTTATTGCTTATTTCCTTTATGTTATCACTCATTAAATTTATCTTTTCTACACTGGACTTAAGATCTTCTTGTACTTTGTTAAAGCTATCCACAGTTTTTTCTATGTAGCGATACTCTTCCTCTACATGAACAGTTTCTCTCTCCATGTCCTTAGAGATATTTAATATTTCTTCTTTTAAAGTAGCTATGACTTCTTCTATTCTTGCTGATGCTTCGCTTGTTTCTTTTGAGAGTTTGCTCACCTCTGTAGCAACTACCCCAAACCCTTTGCCGTGCTCTCCTGCTCTTGCAGCCTCTATAGATGCATTTAAAGCTAGCATATTAGTTTGTTCTGCTATTGAATTAATTAAATCTATCATGCTGACTACATCTTCATAATAATCTATTAGCTTGTCCACGTTTATTGCCGTATTCTTTACTAAGTTTTTTGTAACTTCAATCTTCTCTTTTACTGTAGTTGTGTCCTCTATTCCCATCTGAACTCTTTTAATTGAATCTATAGTAAATGCAGCTGTGCTTTCCATTTCTTTGTTTATTTTATGTAGAGTATTTACAATATCATGGGTTTTATCAGATACATTACTCAACATATTAAGCTGCTGCTCAGTACTTTGACATGTAACTTCTGCAGAGGTAGCCACTACCTCCATGGCTGACTGTGTCTCGCATGAAATTACATTAATTTTCTCAGACATATTAGCTATTTGAATAGAAATATCTACTTGACGTTTAAAATTAGATTTAGTCTCTTCAAGCATTTTTCTAATTTCTTTTATAGCTTCATTGTTTGAATTTTTGACCTTCTCATCAATCTTTATCATTAAATCATTTTTATTCATACTTTTAAGAAAGAAAAGCATCTGCTCCATAACCTTATCATAGATTTTATTTAATACCAAAGCAGTAGCTAATGATATGAGAATAATCGCTATCAAACTTATAATCCAACTTTTAAAAAATGCAACCAAAGATACTAATATGCTAAGACTTATAAATAGTATAATAAATGTTCTTATGATGCTAAGAATACTTCTTTTGCTCATAATTCTTCCCCCTTGAATAAACTCAATCTTTTTTGTCTTGAATTAACCGTTGTCTAATATGAAGAGGGAATAAAATAATTATTCCCACTTCTTGGCTAAGCTATTTATTCTTTTACTGATAAATCAATAAAATCAAACTTAGAAACGTCAAATAACCCCTTGTCAGTGACCTTGATTTCTGGAATAACTGGTAGTGCTAAGAATGATAGTGTCATAAATGGATCTATATCTCTGTTTACCCCAAGTTCCTCATAGGCTATGTTTAGCATCTCAGCAAGTTTTTCATTTACATTTTCCATTGACTCATCAGACATGATGCCTCCTATAGGAAGATTTAGACTCTTTAAAACTTTTCCTTTAGAAGCTATGGCAATACCTCCTCCAACTCTAGCAACTTCTTTTATTGCCAATAACATATCTTCGTCACTATCACCGATGGAAATCAGATTATGGGAGTCGTGAGCAATTGTTAGTGCTATTGCTCCGTTCTTAAGTCTAAAATCTTCAACGAGACCTAATCCAACATTTCCTGTAGCATTATGTCTTTCAATAACAGCAAGCTTTAGAATATCTAGTTTACTATTGTTCTTAAACTCTCCATTCTTCACATCTACTTTTCTAACTACTTTCTGAGTAACTAAATTATGAGGAAGTAGTCTAATAACATTTGCTATATCCTTGTCTAGTCTTATCCTTAAATCTTCCTTGCTTACTTCCTTAATTCTTACAGTATCAGTGACATTTGAGTTATCAAAATCCTTTACATCAAATAAAGGCTTTTTGTTTTCACCTACTATTATACCATCTTTATATACCTGAAGTACATTAAAATTCTTTAAATCATCTACTACTATTAAATCCGCATTATATCCTGGTGCTATGGCTCCAATATTTTTTAACCTATAGCATTCAGCAGCATTTATGGTTGCCATTTGTATAGCAGAGATTGGATCAATACCATTTTTAATTGCAAGTCTAACATTATTATCTATATGACCTGTCAATAGTATATCTTCTGGATGCTTGTCATCTGTGCAAAATAAGCACCTTCTCATATTTTCTCTTTTTAATCCTCTCACTAACTCCTTAAGGTTTCTAGCTGCTGAACCTTGTCTTATTAAGATATACATTCCAAGTCTAAGTCTGTTTAACATTTCTTCTACTGTAGAACATTCATGTTCTGTCAATACTCCTGCTGCTACATAAGCATTTAATTCCTTATCCTTTATTTCAGGACCATGACCATCTATAAGCTTGTTGTGTTCTCTAGCTAGCTTAATTTTATCAATAATCTCTTCATCTCCACTAACAACAGCTGGATAACTCATAAGCTCCCCTAGACCTAAGACTCTTTCATGATCTATAAGCTCAGCTAAATCTTCTGCTAATAGCTTAGCCCCGGAGGTTTCAAAGTATGTTGCCGGTACACATGAAGGAAGCATAAAATATGCATTTAATGGTAACCCTTCACTTGAATCTAACATATACTTTATTCCTTCTATTCCTTTAACATTAGCTATCTCATGTGGATCTGCTATAATAGTTGTAGTTCCTCTTGGAACTACTGCTCTTGCAAACTGTGTAGGGGATACCATGGAAGATTCTATATGAACGTGACCATCAATAAGCCCTGGTGCTACAAACTTCCCTCCTAAATCAATCTCTTTTTGACCCACATAGTTACCTATTCCTACTATTTTTCCTTGATGTATAGCCACATCTCCTTCCACAATCTCATGTGAAAATACATTTACTATTTTAGCATTTTTAAGAACCATCTCTGGCTTTATTCTACCATATGCTAAGTCTATTTTTTGCTTAATTTCAGATCTCATAAAATCAACCCCTTATACAATTATATTCTTTCATGGTTTCATTACATCAATAAAAATAAAAGTTTTTATCAATATATTAGAAATTAAGGAGACTTCTTTGAATTTCTCTGACGAAAAGAAAACCTTTAATAATAAAAAACATAAAAACAAGACTTTACTATTAGTTATAAGAAAAGCTTCTATCGAGCATTAAAAATCAAGGAGGCTTTTCTTGAAGCTCAATGAAGAAAAGTTCTTGCTTATATAGATTATAAAGTAAAGTTTTCTTATTGGTTATAACAATGCATTCAGAAGAAAAAATTTTTCTCCTGAATGCTAGTTAGTTCATATGTTATTACATAATCATTGTTTATCTATCTTTATTCTGTTCATTTAAAGCCTTTAAGAGTTTTTCTGGTGTAACTGGTATTTCAGTCATTCTGACACCTACAGCATTGTAGATTGCATTTAGTATTGCCGGTGCCACATAAACTAACACAGGCTCTCCTATACCCTTTGCTCCAAATGGACCAGTGGACTCAGGATCCTCTACTATAATCTTATCTACTTCTGGCATATCCATAGCTGTAGGTATTAAATAATTTGTAAATCTGTTATTTTTCACTTGTCCTTTTACTACATTTAAGTTCTCTAATATAGCATATCCATAGCCCATTGCAAAGCCACCATCAATTTGTCCTTCAATTAGAATTGGGTTTATAGCTTTACCAACATCTTGAGCTACTGTAGCTTTTATTATTTCAACATATCCTGTCTCTGTATCGACTTCAACCTCTACTCCACATGCTCCAAAGGTATATGGCCAATATGGTGAGCCTTGGCCTGTTTCGTCATCCATTTGGGTGGAATGTGCTATAAAGGTTGCTTCTTTTCTTAATAATTCATCACCTATTT
The Proteiniborus sp. DW1 DNA segment above includes these coding regions:
- the ade gene encoding adenine deaminase, translating into MRSEIKQKIDLAYGRIKPEMVLKNAKIVNVFSHEIVEGDVAIHQGKIVGIGNYVGQKEIDLGGKFVAPGLIDGHVHIESSMVSPTQFARAVVPRGTTTIIADPHEIANVKGIEGIKYMLDSSEGLPLNAYFMLPSCVPATYFETSGAKLLAEDLAELIDHERVLGLGELMSYPAVVSGDEEIIDKIKLAREHNKLIDGHGPEIKDKELNAYVAAGVLTEHECSTVEEMLNRLRLGMYILIRQGSAARNLKELVRGLKRENMRRCLFCTDDKHPEDILLTGHIDNNVRLAIKNGIDPISAIQMATINAAECYRLKNIGAIAPGYNADLIVVDDLKNFNVLQVYKDGIIVGENKKPLFDVKDFDNSNVTDTVRIKEVSKEDLRIRLDKDIANVIRLLPHNLVTQKVVRKVDVKNGEFKNNSKLDILKLAVIERHNATGNVGLGLVEDFRLKNGAIALTIAHDSHNLISIGDSDEDMLLAIKEVARVGGGIAIASKGKVLKSLNLPIGGIMSDESMENVNEKLAEMLNIAYEELGVNRDIDPFMTLSFLALPVIPEIKVTDKGLFDVSKFDFIDLSVKE
- a CDS encoding molybdopterin cofactor-binding domain-containing protein, which codes for MKKRGIGFATMFYGTGYGNGFPDVSNAIAELRKDGKVAIYVGATEVGQGAKTIMSQIPAEVLGLKVEDIVFINEDTSITPDSGTAAASRQTYNTGNAIKRAAESLKLDIVKTAVEILGVNSDTGLVVKGGYVYNKTFPSNKVSFKEIAEKIGDELLRKEATFIAHSTQMDDETGQGSPYWPYTFGACGVEVEVDTETGYVEIIKATVAQDVGKAINPILIEGQIDGGFAMGYGYAILENLNVVKGQVKNNRFTNYLIPTAMDMPEVDKIIVEDPESTGPFGAKGIGEPVLVYVAPAILNAIYNAVGVRMTEIPVTPEKLLKALNEQNKDR